Proteins found in one Populus alba chromosome 14, ASM523922v2, whole genome shotgun sequence genomic segment:
- the LOC118027467 gene encoding NAC domain-containing protein 17 isoform X2 — protein sequence MMWVFCGFLPGQSILKTGDRQWFFFSPRDRKYPNGARSNRATRQGYWKTTGKDRIVVCNSRNVGVKKTLVFYRGRAPSGERTDWVMHEYSLDEEELKRCSNVQDYYALYKVYKKSGAGPKNGEQYGAPFKEEDWADDEFQCVNGMFTPEIPVKQHNEVTLVDNFIQSAQLEPPLNVFEEIIKQIGEEPAHNELLQNNDFTYLLPQVTGEEEARSTLVDPSFRDFVCEPAGELTTSGQHCNTHTSFNFDQSGTSTLQLHEAPEVTSSTNYEQAPRLNEEDFLEINDLIDPEPSFSNTEQPVENLQFDDFDGLSELDLYYDATMFLRDMGPVDQEAVSHSYMHPYGCDMVNQVGYQLQPDSIINAVDYQLQQSNLVANQVDCDLQPQFFDAEQMNNQLWVHGQRSNMLAASESHNENLFQPPPGVVCESSNNSTITNGNQGGKEGDAADGWFSSALWGFVESIPTTPASASENPLVNKAFERMSSFSRIRMNVKSINVDAASRIRMNVNSINVVAANGAASVRSASRNKGFVLLSIVGVLCAILWVFVGTGRLLGRSISS from the exons GGCAATCCATTTTGAAGACTGGAGATAGGCAATGGTTCTTCTTCAGTCCCAGGGATAGGAAGTATCCTAATGGAGCAAGATCAAATAGGGCGACCAGACAGGGGTACTGGAAAACAACAGGGAAGGATCGCATTGTTGTGTGCAATTCTCGAAATGTTGGGGTGAAGAAGACCCTAGTTTTCTACAGAGGCCGTGCACCTAGCGGTGAGCGAACTGACTGGGTGATGCATGAGTATTCTTTGGACGAAGAAGAACTTAAGAGATGCTCAAATGTGCAA GATTATTATGCCCTTTACAAGGTTTACAAAAAAAGCGGAGCTGGTCCTAAGAATGGTGAACAGTATGGAGCACCATTTAAGGAAGAAGACTGGGCTGATGATGAATTTCAGTGTGTCAATGGCATGTTTACCCCAGAGATTCCTGTTAAGCAGCATAATGAAGTGACTCTTGTTGATAATTTCATACAGTCTGCTCAACTTGAGCCGCCACTGAATGTTTTTGAGgagataataaaacaaattggtGAAGAACCTGCACATAACGAGCTGCTGCAGAACAATGATTTTACTTATTTACTGCCTCAG GTTACTGGGGAAGAAGAGGCACGAAGTACTTTGGTCGATCCATCTTTCAGGGATTTTGTTTGTGAGCCAGCTGGAGAGTTGACAACAAGTGGTCAGCATTGCAATACACACACCAGCTTTAACTTTGACCAGTCAGGTACCTCAACATTGCAATTGCATGAGGCACCTGAGGTCACATCCAGCACTAACTATGAACAGGCTCCCCGGTTAAATGAAGAGGATTTCCTGGAAATTAATGATCTCATCGATCCGGAGCCTTCTTTCTCCAATACTGAGCAACCTGTGGAAAACTTGCagtttgatgattttgatggaTTGAGCGAGCTTGACCTGTACTATGATGCAACCATGTTTTTGCGTGACATGGGGCCTGTTGATCAGGAAGCAGTTTCACATTCGTATATGCATCCCTATGGGTGTGACATGGTTAACCAAGTTGGCTACCAGTTGCAGCCCGATTCAATAATAAATGCGGTGGATTATCAGTTGCAGCAGTCAAATTTGGTGGCCAACCAAGTGGACTGTGATCTGCAGCCACAATTTTTTGATGCAGAGCAGATGAACAATCAGCTATGGGTGCATGGTCAGAGAAGTAATATGTTAGCTGCTTCAGAATCACATAATGAGAATCTTTTCCAACCACCTCCAG GTGTTGTGTGTGAATCCAGCAACAATTCTACCATAACCAACGGAAATCAAGGTGGAAAAGAGGGTGATGCTGCTGATGGTTGGTTCTCTTCTGCCTTGTGGGGTTTTGTGGAGTCCATCCCTACTACTCCTGCGTCAGCTTCAGAGAATCCATTGGTTAACAAGGCTTTTGAGCGAATGTCAAGCTTCAGCAGGATCAGAATGAATGTCAAAAGCATTAATGTAGACGCAGCTAGCAGGATCAGAATGAATGTCAATAGTATTAATGTAGTCGCAGCTAATGGTGCTGCAAGTGTAAGGAGCGCTAGTAGAAATAAGGGATTTGTTTTATTGTCGATTGTTGGAGTCTTGTGTGCCATCTTATGGGTATTCGTAGGTACTGGTAGATTGTTAGGGAGATCAATCTCCTCGTGA